One stretch of Actinacidiphila sp. DG2A-62 DNA includes these proteins:
- a CDS encoding ABC transporter ATP-binding protein, with product MTAPSTARAKAGQPGTGDTGDAEGSEGGRAHGPAVVSFTDVDKSFGAVRAVAGLSLTLRPAETVALLGPNGAGKSTALDLLLGLKNPDRGAVRLFGGTPAQAIARGRVGAMLQSGGLMEEVTVRELVSLACDLHPKAYPVDQVLAAADLTGIGGRMVNKLSGGQEQRVRFALATAGANDLIVLDEPTTGMDVSARQAFWATMRGQVEQGRTVLFATHYLEEADAIADRVLVMHRGRLIADGTAAEIKARAGARRITFDLPAAPDGTGGPDEEQLAALPHVVGIDVTGPTVRLRSDDADATVHALYGLGLYPRNLEVAGLGLEQAFLAITEATDAAGPAETAGTAGTAAADTTGGAGTAGAGKAGNR from the coding sequence ATGACCGCACCATCCACCGCACGCGCGAAGGCCGGGCAGCCCGGCACAGGGGACACGGGGGACGCCGAGGGCTCCGAGGGCGGCAGGGCCCACGGGCCCGCCGTGGTGAGCTTCACCGACGTGGACAAGAGCTTCGGGGCCGTACGCGCGGTCGCCGGGCTGAGCCTGACGCTGCGCCCCGCGGAGACCGTGGCGCTGCTCGGGCCCAACGGCGCGGGCAAGTCGACCGCGCTCGACCTGCTGCTGGGGCTGAAGAACCCGGACCGTGGCGCGGTGCGCCTGTTCGGCGGCACCCCGGCGCAGGCCATCGCCCGCGGCCGGGTCGGCGCGATGCTGCAGAGCGGCGGCCTGATGGAGGAGGTGACCGTCCGCGAGCTGGTCTCGCTGGCCTGCGACCTGCACCCGAAGGCGTACCCGGTGGACCAGGTGCTGGCCGCGGCCGACCTCACCGGGATCGGCGGCCGGATGGTCAACAAGCTCTCCGGCGGTCAGGAGCAGCGCGTGCGCTTCGCGCTGGCCACCGCGGGCGCGAACGACCTGATCGTGCTCGACGAGCCGACCACCGGCATGGACGTCAGCGCCCGGCAGGCGTTCTGGGCGACCATGCGCGGCCAGGTCGAGCAGGGCAGGACCGTGCTGTTCGCCACGCACTACCTGGAGGAAGCCGACGCGATCGCGGACCGGGTGCTGGTCATGCACCGCGGCCGGCTGATCGCCGACGGCACCGCGGCCGAGATCAAGGCGCGGGCCGGCGCCCGCCGGATCACGTTCGACCTGCCCGCGGCGCCCGACGGCACCGGCGGCCCGGACGAGGAGCAGCTCGCCGCGCTGCCGCACGTGGTCGGCATCGACGTCACCGGGCCCACGGTGCGGCTGCGCTCCGACGACGCGGACGCGACCGTGCACGCGCTGTACGGGCTCGGGCTCTACCCGCGCAACCTGGAGGTCGCCGGGCTCGGCCTGGAGCAGGCGTTCCTGGCGATCACCGAGGCGACGGACGCGGCGGGGCCGGCGGAGACCGCGGGAACCGCGGGAACCGCGGCGGCGGACACCACGGGAGGGGCCGGGACCGCCGGCGCCGGGAAGGCGGGGAACCGATGA
- a CDS encoding prolyl oligopeptidase family serine peptidase, with translation MTYLSFPRQHARTQRFTLGAPRGFVVAPSGGAPQDGSREGADRAAAGRVVFTRARSGAQAEHLLWVLDVATGRERVAADPAVLLGGAEEDLPAAERARRERSREGSAGIVAFAVDRAVSMAAFALSGRLFTASLEGPAGAAGPGEAHGARELAVPGPVIDPRPSPDGRRVAYVSGRSLRVVDADGTGDRALAEPGDPVEGPDGSGGAAGADGGAATDGGAAATVSWGLAEFVAAEEMSRSRGFWWAPDGSALLAARVDEAPVREVWIAQPAHPDRAPAAVRYPLAGTDNAEVTLHLLGLDGSRREIRWDRERYPYLARVHWSAGGPPLLLVVSRDQRETRYLAVDLEKGATATVAVDEDRIWLDLFGGVPAWTPAGELVRIVDEEPPGGSGAARVLKVGERTLTGPELHVRAVLDVSGPGILVTASAGAAAADPEIGEVHVYRVDEAGAVRVSAEPGVHNAVRAGGLTVLTSAVLERPGTRTRVLREAGQDAGAAGDAGQSTGAAAQDPRQDPGAAAQDRRQGPGQDAGTRAHAGDLTYSGEIAVIASHAETPSLTARPVLTEAGERRIPAAVLLPEGYREGDGPLPVLLDPYGGPHGQRVVRAHNAHLVSQWFADQGFAVIVADGRGTPGRSPAWEKAVAFELAAVSLEDQVDALHALAGEYPLDLARVAIRGWSFGGYLAANAVLRRPDVFRAGVVGAPVTDLRLYDTYYQERYLGHPAERPEVYERNSLISDAGLVGAAEPARPMMIIHGLADDNVLVAHSLRLSTALLAAGRPHEVLPLSGVTHMTPQEQVAENLLLLQVDFLKRSLGL, from the coding sequence ATGACGTACCTCTCATTCCCACGACAGCACGCCCGGACGCAGCGGTTCACCCTGGGGGCGCCGCGCGGCTTCGTCGTGGCGCCGTCCGGCGGGGCGCCGCAGGACGGGTCGCGGGAGGGAGCGGACCGGGCGGCGGCCGGGCGGGTCGTGTTCACCCGGGCGCGCTCGGGCGCGCAGGCCGAGCACCTGCTGTGGGTGCTGGACGTCGCCACGGGCCGCGAGCGGGTGGCGGCGGATCCCGCGGTGCTGCTGGGCGGGGCGGAGGAGGACCTGCCGGCGGCCGAGCGGGCGCGGCGGGAGCGCAGCCGGGAGGGCTCGGCGGGGATCGTGGCCTTCGCGGTGGACCGGGCAGTCTCCATGGCCGCCTTCGCGCTGTCCGGGCGGCTCTTCACGGCCTCGCTGGAGGGGCCGGCGGGCGCGGCGGGCCCTGGGGAGGCGCACGGGGCGAGGGAGTTGGCGGTCCCGGGTCCGGTGATCGACCCGCGGCCGTCGCCGGACGGCCGCCGGGTGGCGTACGTCAGCGGGCGTTCGCTGCGGGTGGTCGACGCGGACGGCACCGGCGACCGGGCGCTGGCCGAGCCCGGCGACCCGGTGGAGGGCCCGGACGGCTCCGGCGGTGCCGCGGGCGCTGACGGCGGTGCGGCGACGGACGGCGGTGCGGCGGCGACGGTCTCGTGGGGGCTCGCGGAGTTCGTCGCGGCCGAGGAGATGAGCCGCAGCCGCGGCTTCTGGTGGGCGCCGGACGGCTCGGCGCTGCTGGCCGCGCGGGTGGACGAGGCGCCGGTGCGCGAGGTGTGGATCGCCCAGCCCGCGCATCCGGACCGGGCCCCGGCCGCGGTGCGCTATCCGCTGGCCGGCACCGACAACGCGGAGGTGACGCTGCACCTGCTGGGTCTGGACGGCTCGCGGCGCGAGATCCGCTGGGACCGCGAGCGGTATCCGTATCTCGCGCGCGTGCACTGGTCGGCCGGCGGCCCGCCGCTGCTGCTGGTGGTGAGCCGCGACCAGCGCGAGACGCGGTATCTGGCGGTGGACCTGGAGAAGGGCGCCACGGCGACGGTCGCCGTGGACGAAGATCGAATTTGGCTGGATCTCTTCGGCGGCGTCCCGGCCTGGACGCCGGCCGGCGAGCTGGTCCGGATCGTCGACGAGGAACCGCCGGGCGGGTCCGGCGCGGCCCGGGTGCTGAAGGTCGGCGAGCGCACGCTGACCGGGCCCGAGCTGCACGTCCGCGCGGTGCTCGACGTGAGCGGCCCCGGCATCCTGGTCACGGCCTCCGCGGGGGCCGCGGCGGCCGACCCGGAGATCGGCGAGGTGCACGTGTACCGGGTGGACGAGGCGGGCGCGGTCCGCGTCTCCGCCGAGCCGGGCGTGCACAACGCGGTGCGGGCGGGCGGGCTGACCGTCCTGACGTCGGCGGTGCTGGAGCGGCCGGGCACCCGGACCCGGGTGCTGCGGGAGGCGGGGCAGGACGCGGGGGCCGCGGGGGACGCCGGACAGAGCACGGGGGCCGCGGCACAGGACCCCCGGCAGGACCCCGGGGCCGCGGCACAGGACCGCCGGCAGGGCCCCGGGCAGGACGCGGGCACCCGCGCGCACGCGGGCGACCTGACGTACTCCGGGGAGATCGCGGTGATCGCCTCGCACGCCGAGACGCCCTCGCTGACCGCGCGCCCGGTGCTGACGGAGGCCGGCGAGCGGCGCATCCCGGCGGCCGTGCTGCTGCCGGAGGGCTACCGCGAGGGCGACGGCCCGCTGCCGGTGCTGCTCGACCCGTACGGCGGCCCGCACGGCCAGCGGGTGGTCCGCGCGCACAACGCCCACCTGGTCTCGCAGTGGTTCGCCGACCAGGGCTTCGCGGTGATCGTGGCGGACGGCCGCGGCACCCCGGGCCGGTCCCCCGCGTGGGAGAAGGCGGTGGCGTTCGAGCTGGCCGCGGTGTCGCTGGAGGACCAGGTCGACGCGCTGCACGCGCTGGCCGGGGAGTATCCGCTGGATCTGGCCCGGGTGGCGATCCGCGGCTGGTCCTTCGGCGGCTATCTGGCGGCGAACGCGGTGCTGCGCCGCCCGGACGTCTTCCGGGCCGGCGTGGTCGGCGCCCCGGTCACCGACCTGCGGCTGTACGACACGTACTACCAGGAGCGCTATCTGGGCCACCCGGCCGAGCGGCCGGAGGTCTACGAGCGCAACTCGCTGATCTCCGACGCCGGCCTGGTCGGCGCCGCCGAGCCGGCCCGCCCGATGATGATCATCCACGGCCTCGCCGATGACAACGTCCTGGTGGCCCACTCGCTGCGGCTGTCCACGGCCCTGCTGGCGGCGGGCCGGCCGCACGAGGTGCTGCCGCTGTCCGGCGTCACGCACATGACCCCGCAGGAGCAGGTGGCGGAGAATCTGCTGCTGCTCCAGGTCGACTTCCTCAAGCGCTCCCTGGGCCTCTAG
- a CDS encoding ABC transporter permease produces MTSPSQAADETGGLTLEPEGTPGSPGAKGAPELAGRTPRQLAWVRFKRDKTGIVCAFIVLFFIVIAVGAPLIAKLYGKNPYDLYGQDDGLLNSYGLPIAPNGGISGDHWFGIEPQLGRDVFTLLLYGIRNSLGIAAATTLLSVVVGVLFGLTQGYLGGKTDFFMGRVSDFMLSFPSQLFFIAFSPVAIALFVGVGDQEPWWVRPVVLVGVQFLLGWMSIGRLVRAQVLSLREREFVEAARISGASSWRIITKELLPNLWSTILVQTTLMLPVFVTAEAGLSFLGVGMLPPTPDWGLLFQTGAEYYQSDITFMFFPGIAMALFVVAFNLLGDSVRDALDPKTLR; encoded by the coding sequence ATGACGAGTCCAAGCCAGGCTGCCGACGAGACCGGCGGCCTCACCCTCGAGCCCGAGGGGACGCCCGGCAGCCCGGGCGCGAAGGGCGCCCCGGAGCTCGCCGGACGTACGCCGAGACAGCTCGCGTGGGTGCGCTTCAAGCGGGACAAGACGGGCATCGTGTGTGCCTTCATCGTTCTGTTCTTCATCGTCATCGCGGTCGGCGCACCACTGATCGCGAAGCTGTACGGCAAGAACCCCTACGACCTGTACGGGCAGGACGACGGCCTGCTCAACAGCTACGGCCTGCCGATCGCGCCCAACGGCGGCATCAGCGGCGACCACTGGTTCGGCATCGAGCCCCAGCTCGGCCGCGACGTGTTCACCCTGCTGCTCTACGGCATCCGCAACTCCCTGGGGATCGCGGCGGCGACCACGCTGCTGTCGGTGGTCGTGGGTGTGCTGTTCGGCCTGACGCAGGGCTACCTCGGCGGCAAGACGGACTTCTTCATGGGCCGGGTCTCGGACTTCATGCTGTCCTTCCCGTCGCAGCTGTTCTTCATCGCCTTCTCCCCCGTGGCCATCGCGCTGTTCGTCGGGGTCGGCGATCAGGAGCCGTGGTGGGTGCGCCCGGTGGTGCTGGTCGGCGTGCAGTTCCTGCTCGGCTGGATGAGCATCGGCCGACTGGTGCGCGCGCAGGTGCTGAGCCTGCGCGAACGCGAGTTCGTCGAAGCGGCCCGGATCAGCGGCGCGTCCTCCTGGCGGATCATCACCAAGGAGCTGTTGCCGAACCTGTGGAGCACCATCCTGGTGCAGACCACGCTGATGCTCCCGGTCTTCGTGACCGCCGAGGCCGGTCTGTCGTTCCTCGGCGTCGGCATGCTCCCGCCGACCCCGGACTGGGGTCTGCTCTTCCAGACCGGCGCCGAGTACTACCAGAGCGACATCACCTTCATGTTCTTCCCCGGCATCGCGATGGCCCTGTTCGTGGTCGCCTTCAACCTGCTGGGGGACTCGGTCCGGGACGCTCTCGACCCCAAGACCCTCCGCTAG
- a CDS encoding sensor histidine kinase: protein MARAPENRKQALVKLAWISIWLLYLGSPVSDLTGGRHTGVVTACAALGLTVFVTGYLSLVFLRTNTGQRPERWVYEVLVAQTALSLLLSGALGKDWLVLFVYVAVACGAALPSRQSRWAVPAVTLLLFLVGMWTDPGSDLYPALLIPSLLGGYAMVGVKQLVQAMRELREARATVAHLAATEERLRLARDLHDLLGHSLSLITLKSELAGRMLPDRPDDAAQQVADIEKVSRQALVDVREAVSGYRRPTLPAELASARSALASAGIAARLHVDDRPPPGLGPEGEGALAWALREAVTNVVRHSGAATCVVALAVADGVARLTVSDDGRGPGTAAGAGAAGTAQDTAAGVSGAASGAASGAASGAASGAASGAGAATRGGGASGSASGRGSESGSGGAAEVRLGNGLTGLAERLILAGGTLDVGRAGDGGFRLTASVPADQEPAPVAAPGPPGRPGAPGGR from the coding sequence ATGGCCCGCGCGCCGGAGAACCGCAAGCAGGCGCTGGTCAAGCTCGCCTGGATCTCCATCTGGCTGCTCTACCTGGGCTCGCCGGTCAGCGACCTGACCGGCGGGCGCCACACCGGCGTGGTGACCGCGTGCGCCGCGCTCGGCCTCACCGTCTTCGTCACCGGGTACCTCTCGCTGGTGTTCTTGCGCACCAACACCGGGCAGCGGCCGGAGCGGTGGGTCTACGAGGTGCTCGTCGCGCAGACCGCGCTGTCGCTGCTGCTGTCGGGGGCGCTCGGCAAGGACTGGCTGGTGCTGTTCGTGTACGTCGCGGTGGCGTGCGGCGCGGCGCTGCCGTCGCGGCAGTCGCGCTGGGCGGTGCCCGCGGTCACGCTGCTGCTGTTCCTGGTCGGGATGTGGACGGACCCCGGCAGCGACCTCTACCCGGCGCTGCTGATCCCCTCGCTGCTCGGCGGCTACGCGATGGTCGGCGTCAAGCAACTGGTCCAGGCGATGCGGGAGTTGCGCGAAGCGCGGGCGACGGTGGCGCACCTGGCGGCCACCGAGGAGCGGTTGCGGCTGGCCCGCGACCTGCACGACCTGCTCGGGCACTCGCTGTCGCTGATCACGCTCAAGAGCGAGCTGGCCGGTCGGATGCTGCCGGACCGGCCGGACGACGCCGCGCAGCAGGTCGCGGACATCGAGAAGGTCAGCAGGCAGGCGCTGGTCGACGTGCGCGAGGCGGTCAGCGGCTACCGGCGGCCGACGCTGCCGGCCGAGCTGGCGTCCGCGCGCAGCGCGCTCGCCTCCGCGGGGATCGCCGCGCGGCTGCACGTCGACGACCGTCCGCCGCCCGGACTCGGGCCGGAGGGCGAGGGGGCGCTGGCCTGGGCGCTGCGCGAGGCGGTCACCAACGTCGTACGGCACAGCGGCGCGGCCACGTGCGTGGTGGCGCTCGCGGTGGCGGACGGCGTGGCGCGGCTGACGGTCTCGGACGACGGGCGCGGGCCGGGGACGGCGGCGGGGGCGGGGGCGGCGGGGACCGCACAGGACACGGCGGCCGGTGTGTCCGGCGCGGCGTCCGGCGCGGCGTCCGGCGCGGCGTCCGGCGCGGCGTCCGGCGCGGCGTCCGGCGCAGGCGCGGCCACGAGGGGCGGCGGCGCTTCCGGGAGCGCTTCGGGAAGGGGTTCGGAGAGCGGTTCGGGCGGGGCCGCGGAGGTCCGGCTGGGCAACGGGCTGACCGGGCTCGCAGAAAGGCTGATACTCGCCGGTGGCACGCTCGACGTCGGACGCGCGGGCGACGGCGGTTTCCGGCTGACGGCGTCCGTCCCGGCGGACCAGGAGCCGGCCCCGGTGGCCGCGCCGGGCCCGCCGGGCCGGCCGGGCGCTCCCGGCGGGCGGTAG
- a CDS encoding ABC transporter substrate-binding protein: protein MAASALSLTAACSSGGGGGGDTGTKGGSAAPTKAPVPNYGLGTAADSKGPAPAVPGAVKGGTVNDLNQAGDDYLDPAQQYVSDQLSISVLYARTLTGYKIDPTSGKTVLVGDLATDTGKMSDGGKTWTYTLKDGIKFQDGSAITSKDIKYSIERLFADFETQGPQYIQSWLYGPDYRKLYKGPYSGQEIPDTILATPDDKTIVFHFKTPHADAPYAMAMPVTAPVPKAKDDKGAYNNHPVSSGPYEIASYKPGKSLVFKRNPNWDPATDPIRNAYPDTWNFQLGIEQPSLSQRLQAGAGSDKYALDLSGVADPSVMQSLVTDPKYKSRSINQYQPYVETLDINTKRITDPKVRQAIAYAFPMSQVQQAFGGAAQGDLGTTLLSPTIAGWKKFDPFGKLDKPTGDVEKAKELLKEAGQPHPKLVFAYANTPRWQNISLTIANALQKAGFQVVRKAIDPTSYYTVVGKVNNQYDIYRTGWGADWPNASTVVPPTMDGRNLQDGTNNYSFLNDPHINSEIDRIKAETDLKQQTADWEKLSEYSLQTDTAQVPFLYDKYFNIYGEGLGGVTYNSVTGVINANTVYVKK, encoded by the coding sequence GTGGCGGCCAGCGCACTGTCGCTGACCGCGGCGTGCAGCAGCGGCGGCGGTGGCGGTGGCGACACCGGCACCAAGGGGGGCAGTGCGGCTCCGACCAAGGCTCCGGTGCCGAACTACGGCCTCGGCACGGCCGCGGACTCCAAGGGCCCGGCGCCCGCCGTCCCGGGGGCGGTCAAGGGCGGAACGGTCAACGACCTGAACCAGGCCGGCGACGACTACCTGGACCCCGCTCAGCAGTACGTGAGCGACCAGCTGTCGATATCCGTGCTCTACGCGCGCACGCTCACCGGCTACAAGATCGACCCCACCAGCGGCAAGACCGTGCTGGTCGGCGACCTCGCCACCGACACCGGCAAGATGTCGGACGGCGGCAAGACCTGGACGTACACGCTGAAGGACGGCATCAAGTTCCAGGACGGCTCGGCGATCACGTCCAAGGACATCAAGTACAGCATCGAGCGGCTCTTCGCCGACTTCGAGACGCAGGGTCCGCAGTACATCCAGTCGTGGCTGTACGGTCCTGACTACCGCAAGCTGTACAAGGGCCCGTACTCCGGCCAGGAGATCCCGGACACCATTCTGGCGACGCCGGACGACAAGACGATCGTCTTCCACTTCAAGACGCCGCACGCGGACGCCCCGTACGCGATGGCGATGCCGGTGACCGCGCCGGTGCCGAAGGCCAAGGACGACAAGGGCGCGTACAACAACCACCCGGTCTCCTCCGGCCCCTACGAGATCGCGTCGTACAAGCCGGGCAAGTCGCTGGTCTTCAAGCGGAACCCCAACTGGGACCCGGCCACCGACCCGATCCGCAACGCGTACCCCGACACCTGGAACTTCCAGCTCGGCATCGAGCAGCCCAGCCTGTCGCAGCGGCTGCAGGCCGGAGCCGGCTCGGACAAGTACGCGCTCGACCTGTCCGGTGTCGCCGACCCGTCGGTGATGCAGTCGCTGGTCACCGACCCGAAGTACAAGTCGCGGTCGATCAACCAGTACCAGCCGTACGTCGAGACCCTCGACATCAACACCAAGCGCATCACCGACCCGAAGGTGCGCCAGGCGATCGCCTACGCGTTCCCGATGTCGCAGGTGCAGCAGGCGTTCGGCGGCGCGGCCCAGGGCGACCTCGGCACCACGCTGCTCAGCCCGACCATCGCCGGCTGGAAGAAGTTCGACCCGTTCGGCAAGCTCGACAAGCCGACCGGTGACGTCGAGAAGGCCAAGGAGCTGCTGAAGGAGGCCGGCCAGCCGCACCCGAAGCTGGTCTTCGCCTACGCGAACACCCCGCGCTGGCAGAACATCTCGCTGACCATCGCGAACGCGCTGCAGAAGGCGGGCTTCCAGGTCGTGCGCAAGGCGATCGACCCGACCTCGTACTACACGGTGGTCGGCAAGGTGAACAACCAGTACGACATCTACCGCACCGGCTGGGGCGCGGACTGGCCGAACGCCTCGACCGTGGTCCCGCCGACCATGGACGGCCGCAACCTGCAGGACGGGACGAACAACTACTCGTTCCTGAACGACCCGCACATCAACTCCGAGATCGACCGCATCAAGGCGGAGACCGACCTCAAGCAGCAGACCGCCGACTGGGAGAAGCTGTCGGAGTACTCGCTGCAGACGGACACCGCGCAGGTGCCGTTCCTGTACGACAAGTACTTCAACATCTACGGCGAGGGCCTGGGCGGCGTCACCTACAACTCGGTGACCGGCGTCATCAACGCCAACACCGTGTACGTCAAGAAGTAA
- the mshB gene encoding N-acetyl-1-D-myo-inositol-2-amino-2-deoxy-alpha-D-glucopyranoside deacetylase: MTDLPARRLLLVHAHPDDETIGTGATMAKYAAQGAHVTLVTCTLGEEGEVIPAELAHLAADREDRLGEHRIGELAAAMKALGVTDHRFLGGPGRYRDSGMMGVATNEAPNCLWRADPDEAAGHLADVILEIRPQVLVTYDSNGGYGHPDHIQAHRIAMRGYELAAERGHRVDRVYEICMPRSAVQAGFDELAAEGRTFPFHSLATVDDVPGVVDDDEVTVTVDASAYTDRKTAAMRAHASQIAVDGPFFALSNDLGQPYFGTEYYRQVHGEPPADRTDLFGGESYPPPRAGASASTAAAPGGHA; this comes from the coding sequence ATGACCGACCTCCCCGCGCGACGGCTGCTGCTGGTTCACGCCCACCCGGACGACGAGACCATCGGCACCGGCGCGACCATGGCCAAGTACGCCGCGCAGGGGGCTCACGTCACCCTGGTCACGTGCACGCTCGGCGAGGAGGGCGAGGTGATCCCGGCGGAGCTGGCGCACCTGGCCGCCGACCGCGAGGACCGCCTGGGCGAGCACCGCATCGGCGAACTGGCCGCCGCGATGAAGGCGTTGGGCGTCACCGACCACCGCTTCCTGGGCGGCCCGGGCCGCTACCGCGACTCGGGCATGATGGGCGTCGCCACCAACGAGGCGCCGAACTGCCTGTGGCGGGCCGACCCGGACGAGGCGGCCGGCCACCTCGCGGACGTCATCCTGGAGATCCGCCCCCAGGTCCTGGTGACCTACGACTCCAACGGCGGCTACGGCCACCCCGACCACATCCAGGCGCACCGGATCGCGATGCGCGGCTACGAACTGGCCGCCGAGCGCGGCCACCGGGTGGACCGGGTCTACGAGATCTGCATGCCGCGCTCGGCGGTCCAGGCGGGCTTCGACGAACTCGCCGCCGAGGGCAGGACGTTCCCGTTCCACTCCCTCGCCACCGTGGACGACGTGCCGGGCGTGGTGGACGACGACGAGGTCACGGTCACCGTGGACGCCTCCGCGTACACCGACCGCAAGACGGCCGCGATGCGGGCGCACGCCAGCCAGATCGCCGTCGACGGCCCCTTCTTCGCGCTCTCCAACGACCTCGGCCAGCCCTACTTCGGCACCGAGTACTACCGCCAGGTGCACGGCGAGCCCCCGGCCGACCGCACCGACCTCTTCGGCGGCGAGAGCTACCCGCCCCCGCGGGCCGGAGCGTCCGCGTCGACCGCCGCCGCCCCCGGGGGCCACGCGTGA
- a CDS encoding nuclear transport factor 2 family protein, with amino-acid sequence MTTSPPPLPIPVAAALEAANAGNTEDFLAAFADDGAVDDWGRVFRGREEIRGWSDAEFIGKQVTLEVTATQTDGDTTTVTAQVGGNGFNGPSTFTFHHPSPRLALMRITA; translated from the coding sequence ATGACCACCTCGCCGCCCCCGCTGCCCATTCCCGTCGCCGCCGCGCTCGAAGCGGCCAACGCGGGCAACACCGAGGACTTCCTCGCCGCGTTCGCCGACGACGGCGCCGTGGACGACTGGGGCCGCGTCTTCCGCGGGCGCGAGGAGATCCGCGGGTGGAGCGACGCGGAGTTCATCGGCAAGCAGGTCACGTTGGAGGTCACCGCGACGCAGACCGACGGCGACACCACCACGGTCACCGCCCAGGTCGGCGGCAACGGCTTCAACGGCCCGTCCACGTTCACCTTCCACCACCCGTCGCCGCGGCTGGCGCTGATGCGCATCACGGCGTGA
- a CDS encoding ABC transporter permease, with protein sequence MRTLIRLEITRTLRNRKFMFFSVLYPAILFTVFAGSIGTDKKVDGLGITYVAYYMVAMAAFGAMTAVLMGNAERIARERERGWVRQLRLTALPGRGYVAAKIASAATVSLPSILIVLVIGAAAKDVRMAAWQWVALAFSTWAGSLVFAALGVAIGYLATADAARPISMICYFALAGLGGLWGPLTSWPHGVQQVLDYLPGRPYASLGQAIEAGNAPHAKDVTVLVVYLLLFAGAAAWLYRKDTRKA encoded by the coding sequence ATGAGGACGCTGATCCGGCTGGAGATCACCCGCACCCTGCGGAACCGCAAGTTCATGTTCTTCTCGGTGCTGTACCCGGCGATCCTCTTCACCGTCTTCGCCGGCAGCATCGGCACCGACAAGAAGGTCGACGGGCTCGGCATCACGTACGTCGCCTACTACATGGTCGCCATGGCCGCCTTCGGCGCGATGACCGCGGTGCTGATGGGCAACGCCGAGCGCATCGCCCGGGAACGGGAGCGCGGCTGGGTGCGGCAACTGCGCCTGACCGCGCTGCCCGGCCGGGGCTACGTGGCCGCGAAGATCGCCTCGGCGGCCACGGTGAGCCTGCCGTCCATCCTGATCGTGCTGGTGATCGGCGCCGCGGCGAAGGACGTCCGGATGGCCGCCTGGCAGTGGGTGGCGCTCGCCTTCAGCACCTGGGCGGGAAGTCTGGTCTTCGCGGCGCTCGGCGTCGCGATCGGCTACCTCGCCACCGCCGACGCCGCGCGGCCGATCTCGATGATCTGCTACTTCGCGCTCGCCGGCCTCGGAGGGCTGTGGGGGCCGCTGACCAGTTGGCCGCACGGTGTGCAGCAGGTTCTCGACTACCTGCCGGGACGGCCGTACGCCTCGCTCGGACAGGCCATCGAGGCCGGGAACGCCCCGCACGCCAAGGACGTCACCGTGCTCGTCGTCTACCTGCTGCTCTTCGCGGGCGCCGCGGCGTGGCTGTACCGCAAGGACACCAGGAAGGCGTGA
- a CDS encoding DUF6113 family protein encodes MRPGAPRIAAYVLLAVLAALVAAAGGLVSGGLFPGGLLLALAGCVALFYGGLKLTGSRIGVAVPAGVWAICVVLLSSTRPEGDFLFAAGIGPYVYLLGGALAAVICATVPQLPTQGRGTV; translated from the coding sequence GTGAGGCCCGGCGCGCCGCGCATCGCGGCGTACGTCCTGCTGGCGGTCCTGGCCGCGCTGGTCGCCGCCGCCGGAGGGCTGGTCTCGGGCGGCCTGTTCCCCGGCGGCCTGCTGCTGGCCCTCGCGGGCTGCGTGGCCCTGTTCTACGGCGGGTTGAAGCTCACCGGGTCCCGGATCGGCGTCGCGGTGCCGGCCGGGGTGTGGGCGATCTGCGTGGTCCTGCTCAGCTCCACCCGGCCCGAGGGCGACTTCCTGTTCGCCGCCGGCATCGGCCCGTACGTCTACCTGCTCGGCGGGGCGCTGGCCGCCGTGATCTGCGCCACCGTCCCCCAACTGCCCACCCAGGGCCGCGGCACCGTCTGA